The genomic segment gcccaccaccgccgaccCGAGTGCGTCGGCGACGCAGCCCGAtgccaccgtcgtcgtgcaACAGACCGCCGTGCCCAAGGCACCCAACGAGGAGATTGTGAACGAGAAGGTGACGGTCGGCCAGGCCATCGTCAGCAACTTCgtccccatcgtcgtcgtccgcggcTTCACCTCAgtgctgtcgtcgtcgttcgtccaggtcgccgccttcgagcCCCTCCGTCAGCTCATGACCGACTCGGGCGCCTCGGGCGCCGTGCTCGCCGGCTCAGCCATCACCCTCGTGCCCCTCGCCGCGAGCTACCTCTACGCCGACATCGCCagcgccttcgccgtcgaggccctcgccacCGACGCCTTCTGGTGCGCCGAGAAGCCGTCGCAGTACATCAGCTCGCCGTGCCCGCCGCGCCTCAGCGTCAACAGGTGGGCCGTGAACGTCGTCATCTCGggtctcgtcgccgtcgccgtctcgctcatcttcatcgtcggcctctgGTTCAAGACGCCCTcgcgcatcgccgtcgacacgaccaccatctcgggcgtcgccaccgtcctcggccacccAGAGGTCGAGCGCCagttcgccgccatccccaAGGACATGACCAACAGCCAGCTGGCCCTGCACCTCAAGGACAGCCGCTTCACCCTCGGCACGTACCAggcccagggcggcggcgagcggtACGGCCTCGTGCCCATCGACCAGCCGATGGGGGAGGACCGGCCGCGGTccctcctccagcgcctcgaggaCTCGGCCGTCGAGCGCAAGGCGAGCATTAACACGGCGCCCTGGACGCGCACCCGCTTCCACATCGACCTGctcttcgccgtcttccacctcggcctcctcggcctcgccatcgccgccctcgccaacgtcaacaacccgCGCCGCATCTTCAGCTACACCTCGCGggccgccaccgtcggcgtccgcgtcggcgtGTGCTTCATCGGCATCCTTGTCTCGCGGTACTGGGGCATGGTATTCGCCGACGCGCAGAACCTCGCGCCCTATGCGCGCATGCACGCCGCGccggccaaggccgagggcaCCGTCACGAAACGCGGCTTCGGCgtgccgctgctggccgtcgtGCCGCTCGTGAGGATGGGCTACGccgtgcccgccgccgtcgccgtcgccgcgctcTTTGCCGagttcttcgtcgtcgccgtcagcgGGCTGCCGTGGCGGCCGGGGCAGATGCGCGGCGAGTACATCTTCTGCGGCGTCGCGtgcgtcgtcatcgcctcctTCATGCTGGTCGCCCAGGGGCTGGTGTTCTACCTGCGCAGCACGCTGCCCACGATGCCGCGCCGCCCGGACTCGGTCGCCTCCGTCATGACGTACGTCGCCGGCACGACGATGAGCCGCGACTTCGTTGCCATGTCCGGTCTGGGGAGGAAGGCGGCCGATaaggccatcggcggcatgggaAAGAGGTACGCGTACGGGCTGAAGGTGGAGGAGAACGGAAGGCAGAGGtgggttgttgacgaggtcgggACGGGGTATGAAGAGAGTCGAACGAGGGCAACGGACAATACCGTGTGAGTGAGAGCGGAACAGCTCTCTTGTACTTAATGTATTTAGAATGTAGAGCGGATTTTAGAGACAATAATATtagagggaagaagaagaacctAACAAATTCGTTTGACGCACTAGATGTTCAGTATCATGAATTGGTCTAATCCCCTTTGAAGCTGATGGGATTTAAATGTTTGGAAAAGCTCTGCAAGACTAGAATATCCCTCTTCTGCTGAATAAATAAATCCCAACCAGAAAATGTCGTATGTCGGCTCAACCCCGATGTGCCTTGCTGCTTGTGAAAGTCTCCTGGCAAATCCCAGAAAACCCGCTCCCAGACTGTTCGCACAACTCGCCTGCTTCACACAACCCTTGCACGCCCCCCATCAACGTGGGAATAGAAGCGTTCAGCCTGCCAACATGTTAGCCCAGTGTAGGATTCAATGCTATCAGTCAACGGATTGGTCTATAGTTCATACTTCCGCCACGGTTAACGCAAACTTGCCAAACTCCAGGAGAACTCTGGTAGCAGATTCTTCCATTGCAGCATTGGTATGCAAAGTTCGCTTGGCAGTCCTCGCGAGTTGCGAAATTTCCCGGCATGCAGTTCACACCTTGTCCGGGGAGGTTTTGGGCCAGGCAAGACGGAACAACGACACCCGCAAGTAGAAACAGGGCGAAAAACGAAGGCGCCATGATGCGAGAGAGTTTCGAATTACGAAATGGGCAATGTTCTCCTGGAGCTGATGAGGAAGACAACGAAGGAATGTACTATGTGCGCGAGCAGCTGGGGCTTTGATGGTATTTGGTTGGCAGCCGACACTGGTAAGTAGGAGGCATCTTGTTTTCAGATCCCATCTTATAGAAGGGCCGCATTTGCGGACTGAGCAGTAATCAACCCTGTGCTTGAATCGCCTGTCGAATTCGCTTTAAGATGAAGTCTTGACCTCGTGTTCGATTCATGACTTGCGCGCTCCTCGCAACCATTAGAACAGTTAGCAGGGGCCCATGTGTCCACCCATTGATATGCCGATCCACTGGCAGTGACAGGGCATCTATGAAATGGTGCCAGCTCAGCTGAGACAGCTCAACAGACGTGGTTCCAGGGGCGTCGCTGTCTTGAAGGCTGTTTGCTTCCAGAGAATAAGAGTGTGAATGAGAATCCGGAAACAAACCACAAACGGATACCGGGCGGGGAGAAGACCAGAAAGAGAACCTAGACTTGAAAACGAAAGAGAGTGTGAGAACGAGCGTGTGTGACAAGAAACAGATCAGTTTGTGTCGGCCAACTTCCGGCTGGGCTTTAGTCAGATTAGTACTAACATACCGCCGTATGTGTATCTATGGCTCTGTTGGGTTAGCAATGACCAAACACGAAAGCTAGCTGGAATAAAATAATTTACAGGTGGATCTCGACTGTAAAGTGCGTTACTGCAGCTCAGCGGGGCGCAGTCAGGCTGCACAAGTTATCGGCCGATCATCATAGACACTGTCAGAGGACATTACTCGCCTGCGGCTTACACCTGATAGCCCTGGTACCGATGACTGTCAGATCGATAAGGGTAGATGAATGCTTAGCAGTTCTTCTTTACGGCAACGAGGTTAATCCACATTTCTCTAAAGATGTAAGTTCTCGACATTATCCCCAGCTTGAACCCATCAAGTTCGGGGAAGTAGAAGTATATGGTCCACATTTCCCGCATTCGCCAAAAAGTCCTAGTGTCTTTTTTAGACTTGCGGCAATATTACATCCACGTGGATGAAGGCATATTCAATAAGCTGTTCGACGCTCTGCAAGCTATTGCCTTTGGACTGACACGCCAGACATCTCTCTTAAGATCTGTAAAAATCAACAAGGCGGGAGAGGCTCCTGTTGTGTTGCAAAATTTGCCGGAGCTTATTCGGAAAGAAAGACTGGGAAAATGCCTTCTAAAGGCACCACCAAGACATGTGCAGAAGATACGGGCTTGGCCAATGGGCTTCACTGGCAGATACAGCCGTCTGCGGTGCAGTCCAGTGGCATTCAACACCGCCACCACTTGAAGAACAAGATAGCACCCAATGGTAACAAATTTGccatgagagagagagagagagaggtctACGGAATGGGTCGATCTGGATGAGCCAGCTTTCTCTTCTTATCCCACGTCTGTTCAGAGTTCCACACGTGAATCTAGTCAGCGTTCTTGCCGTAAAACAGAGTGGGATATAGAAACCACACCAGAGCGATGTAAGCCGGCGGCACAGCATAGGCTGCAGTGTACATCGTGATGGCCCGAGACGGATGCCTCCTCGGCATACGACCAACGATGCCAAGACTCCATAACCCAGACTTTTGACAGGTCTAAAGGGTCCCCATTCTGAACCCTGTTTAGCCTGACTATCGAATCGAGACCAAGAACTCTTGCTTGCCTGATCACACCGCAGGTGAACGGCATGATGTCCGTCCGAAAGGGTCCGTCCAAAGTCCTGTTCGTCCCGCTGCTGGCTTACTTAAAGAGATTTGCCTAGCCAATTCTTCTGTTGGACAGCTAAAAGGTCGCGTGTAAGGCAAAACGACCACCATATCGCATCACTCATCGGGCCCGGAGAAGACCAACCGAGACTCGACCACCATGGCGTCCCAAGATTCAAAGACCGACGCAGCTAACGGGGTTGTCCGCCGACCACGAGGGCCTGCTCGAGCTGGTGAACGGTTTCTTCCCGGGGGACGGAACATGAGGGAGGGGAAATATGGAGAATTAAGCGTTCGCTAGCGGGAGGATacgagaggaggaggacatgCGTTCATTAAAAGAAGATTCTTGTTCTGGACGGCACAAGAAGGTTGTCCTCGAAGGGAGCATCAAGCAATCTAGCCTGCATTCACAATAACTGGCCCCATTTACACACTTAAGGAAGAAACAGGGCGAAGACAACTCGCTAGGTATGTTTTTCATTGCCTGAAAAACGTTACGCTGCCAGCCAAAACCAAAAGGATTGCGCCGAGGGGGAATCGAacccccggctccccgacgCTGCATGATGGCAACGGAGAATTTTACCACTAAACCATCGGCGCTGTGCGAATCGTGATGTCGCTTGGCACGTTGCTTGGAACGCTGGTTGGTGACGACCGGCGGTGAGAAGCTCATGTGGGATCGAGTGGTTATCGTGCGTGGGGACGGAGGAAATTGTTTTGCGGACTTTGGGCGAGTGGGGCGAAACGACTTCTGGGGAGAGATGCTCCATCGACGAGTTGAGGCGGAGCGGCTGTTGTTGGACGCCGCTTTCGGGATGTCAAGGGGATCTTGAAACGAACTCTGCAtaggaagaagaaggctcTTCCTATTAAACGTCTCTTACGGAGAGTATCGGTCAACCATTGGCCCTTTCTGCTTCAAACATGTGCTTCAAGTCTACCTGCAGCCCCCGGTGAAAGTGAACCATGACTGATGTCATATATTGTGAGAAGCATCAACTGCACAATAGGCACAGCAACTTACTTGGGGTCAAGGGTCAGAGTCGGTACGAAAGAAACGCTGTCTTGATCTGAGATCAAATATCAGAGGCATTCTTAAATCCACGATTCCATAATGACGCCAGCGATGTGAAGCAACAACCCCCCTAGAAGCATGTTCCGAGTATCATCGCCGACACGATACGTAGTCTCCTTCCCTCCAGAATGCTTCCCAGACTATAGAAAGCAGATACGAGAACCAAAAATATATAAAAAAATTTGCAAATCAGAAGCCCTAAAGAAAGAAATCGAATGCCCCCCATCGAAAAGCCGCCAACCAAGAAACAAGAACACTCGCTATCCAAGCTCAATAACTGCCGACTTCATCGGGTTCTCTCTTGACCTGGACCTCCGTCGACATGTCACCCTCCTCATTGTCTGAATCGACCTCTTCCGCGTTTGAATCGATGTCCTCCTTGACCGGCACAAACCGGGGGAGTCGGACATGGACTGCGTGCcacgtcgtcctccatcGGATAACGATGGTCCGAATTTGCGCCTTGGCATCGTCGGTCATCAGAGTCCCTGCGCTTGGCATTAGAGACGAGATAGAGGATCGCTTGAGAACGCGGAGCATCTCGGCGCGTATGCGGCCACCACAGCCCTTCTTTGGAGCCATCCAGAGTTGCCCTATCTCCTTCGAAGTGCTGCGATGGCACTTTGCGAGCTGTGCCTCCAGTGCGTTGCGGGCATTTCTAAACATCTGAACGCCATCGGCTTCGACGTGTTTCTGGACAACATGGCTCTGCCTTTCTTTGATTTGTTTTCCTAATCAAATGTTAGCAATGTGCATTTCACATGCGGCACCAGGTCACTCCGCCAACGTACCACGGATccgagcagcagcttcgAAACCAGGCCGCATGCCGCTGGAGAAATATCTCTGAACGATTCCCCTCTCCTTTCGCGCGGCCTTCTCGAATAGATTGATATGTTCTCCTACGTCGGTCATGTACTTCTCAAAGAGGTGGTCGAGTTTGTAGGTGTTCGCCTTCATCAACTCCCGGAAGGATTCCGGcatgccctcgtcgtcatgCAAACTCTCGACCCACTTCTTGAAGGCAACAAGACCACTGCTATGGATGGTCTTCTTGATTGTCGAGAATTTCTGAGTGAAGCCGGTTCGCCACTTATCCTTATGGCCTCTCCAGAAAGAAAGATCTCTAATCATCAGTCAGTAACGTCAAGGTCATCGGAATAAGTTATGAACATCCTTACACGTCGCCCAGCCAGTGGatctcggccttgggctGAGTTCTCCGAGCTCGACGTTTGAATACACCACCGTGCCTCTTCACACAAGCTTGGTAGGTAGACCAATGGGTTTCATCCTCCTTGCTCGAAGGGCGGGTGCCTGCCCAATGGTTCTTCACCTTCCACGCTTCTAGGAACCGCCTAAGATTTTTCATAGCCATTTGCGTTTCCTTTCCATTCTTTCCGAGATTGCGTTTGAGAGACACTTTGGTCAAGCTGCTCTTTCGCAACGGCTCCAAGTGAGACAGTTTTTGTTGGAGTTTACGGCGCACTGAGGTAGTGATGGCCTGTTGTGACGGTTAGCTGAATCATCCACTGGCCATGCTATGAATCCCGTAGCTTACCTTCCCCAGTTCTTTCAAAAACCCATCCATGCGGACTTGCAAACCGACAACTTCGCTCTTACTGAGCTTGGGAAGGTCGTTAACGTTGGCTTGCGTCCagccatcggcggcgtcgatcaGGACCTGGATATGATGAATGTCCGCGTCTGCCCACTCCTGCCTGTAAGGAAGGGAGATGCTGTTCAGCCAGGCCTTCAGGTCTGGAATGCCGGTAGAGCTGACGTCCGGGAAGCCGTCGATAGACGGTGTTTTCTGGAGCTCCATGAACGCTTCGCTGCTGACAGGATAAACCGACGACACGGCGACTACCGATTCCTCAGCAACGTTGATCCTCTTGCTAGGGTCGAGGAGGGTTTCCTTGATTCTGTGCTTCAGTTCCTTGTTTCGCTCTTGGATGCAAAGATACTTCAGTTCGGACCTGATGAAGTCCCTCTGGTGTTGGAGCTCATCCATTCGCTCCTGTTTGCCATTCGTATCAGTCATGCCAGAGCTGAGTCGCTGCTTTTTGGCAGCCCAACATGTGGCCTGGTCAGCGTTAGCCCGTTTACGGCCGGCGAGTGGAACATTCTCCGAGTCCTCTCCATCATCCTGGATCTCCGAGTCCTCTCCATCATCCTGGATCATGTTGCCGTGCTGTTCCATCTCTGCCAGAGCATCTTCTACCTCGGCCAATGCATCGACTTTCTCAATGATGTCGTGGGTAGGAAACTCAGTTTCGGCGGTGTCGCAGTTCATGCTGTCGATCTTAGTGACAACAACACATATGGATTCGTTCTTTAACATGCCGTCCATGTCCAACTGCGTGGCTTGGTTCTCGGACAAAATGAAATCGGCAGCGGCTTTGTTGTCGGCAGCTCGTGTCGCAGGCGTCACGACAATCACCTTGTCCAACCGATCTTGATAACTGTGGGCGATTTCTCCTCGAAACCCAAAGGCGTCGCTGGTTCCTGGAAGGTCAACAAGCTTAATGCCGTTGCGGAGAATAGGAGAATCGACAAAAGCCTCGACTTTCTCAACCAACGGCCAGTACTTTGGGGCGGATGACTTGTTTGCACTATCCACATACTGCCTCAAGAGCCTGATAAAGGCCCTCTCGCTGGCGGCCACAATGTGTTCCTGATGGTTTCCCGTATTGTCGGCCTTTCCGTTGGGGAAAATGTCCGTGGCGAGTGATTTTGCGTTCTGCAAGATCTGTTCCGGAGAGGATTTTCGAATGAAGGCGTCCGAAAGGCCGGACCAGCTCATGATGCTTTGGATGCTGCGTTCAACCTCGGCGTATTGTCCCGAGAAGTCCGAGGTTGGGTCATTCTCAAACAGGCTTCTCATATCTTCAAGATCTGCCTGCTCTTTTTTCAAGGCATCGAGCTCTGTCTTGACTGTGTCCCAACTCTTGAAAGTGATGGTGGCGCGAAACTTGTTTCCGCCTGCAGTGTCGTTGTTGTAGCCAAAGATACAAACGGCAGCCGTACATGCCGAACTTTGGCTCGTGGGCACAATTCTGTAGCCGAGTAGCGCATTGATCAGAGAACTCTTACCAAGCCCAGTCTCACCCCAGATACCGATGAGGATCTGGCGCTCATTCTGGAAGGTTTTGAGGGTTTCTGCAACAGATGGTTAGCAACACTCATGAAGAAATATGGCATAACGCTCACTCAGATTGTCTTCCCAATCCTCAATGCCTTCGATGAATTGTCGCACGGCTTTGCTCTTGAAAACAGTCTCCAGATGCTGGAGCTGAAGTTGGCCGAAAGCACGAgccttctctttctcatcGACCAGTTCTGCCATGTCAGTCAAGACAGTCGCCGTGCCCTCTGGCATGTGGCTATGAGTCGAAGCCATCTTTTCCGAAGAATTCATAGCCCAGCAGTATAACAAGGCAAGGCAACTGGCGCGACAGCCGAAGCGAAGTGTGATGACGGTACAGGTATGTATGTAGCCGTCTAGGTGTGTGTTTTGAAGCAGTTGAAATAGGGGAGCGAAAGCGCTGAAAGGTGGAAGTTGTGTAAGGTGGAAGTTGAGGAAAGCCGAGGGCTTGCTCTCCAAGAAGTTGGAGGCCTTGAAGTACcgaaggaaggaagggaaaggagaggaagagaagaagccggcAACTGCACCCCGAAAGAGGTAAGTACTTGTAGCAAAAAGAAGGGGTGGTAGCTTCCGAGTGAAAAGGGATaaaaggggaaggggaggttGAGGCAAGAAATGAGCCGGTAAAAAGAGAGGCTGAAATTGTGGTATTTCTAgcccgacgaagaaggagacCAGAAGTTGAAGAGGGCGAGTTGTAGACAGGATACAGAGAGGCAATGAAACTGATACTCGGCGGGCCAAGGTCGAAGAAACACGGAGTTGACTGGGTATTGTTTTTAAGGTTAGGCAGGTTAGTTGAAAGTAAAGAGTCGGAGGTACAGAGCTTGATCGAGGGTTTTGTACTCGAGGTGGAACGATTTAGTAAAGAGAGAAACTAAACTGATGTTGTGGCTTGAGAGTAGAAGGAAGCAATTCCGAGTTTTGAGGTTGCCAGGAAACTAATTGGAGAGAATAATGAGGATGTAGAGAAAGGGAAGCGAGGCAGAAGAGATGAAGACATTGATCATCGAATTAATGGTGCTACTTGTTGCAAAGACGGATGCTAAACGGCAAGTGCCCATAAAGACCCGCGGTCGTTCTTACCGTTAAATACGCCTCTTCTGCCATCACGTATGAAATGTTAGATACCTATGAAGAAAGAGACTGAGTTTGCGATCATCATCGAGAAGTACGGTATCCATGGCATGATCCCGCTGGGGGCGCCTTGCCAGGGAACTAGCTGACTCTCATTAGCAGTAGAATTGtatcatcatcaacatgaaTTGGGACAACAGACACCTGTCCATGATGTTACCACAATGGTCTGGCCAGTGAGGGAGTATGGAGTCCAAGCCGCCCATTGGTCTCACCAAAGCCCACCACCAGAACCATGGTCAAGCTACCCACCCACATCAGTAACTCACCGAGAATGACCTGCGAAAGCAACTAATTGCGGTGTATTTCTATGAGAGTGAGACGCCGACGCAACCACGCCCCGTTCTCGGGTATCTGAAAGTAAGTTTAAACCCTTCTACACGACAACCTCTTGCTCAGTGGCTTCTTCATTTTCGAACCTTGCGTTCGCCATGGGTCTATTCGGAACTCATCCCTGTGTTTAGTTGGAAGGCACGACTACTCACGTTCCTCTGCAATCTGTAGTCGACGGAACGGGCATTGTGCGGTCCTTCTTGTGGTCTGCCTTCGGTTGCAGCGTTTGTCTAGCGTTTTAGCGACCCGAGCCCGTGGGAGCGGAAGACTTGACGCCTTTCTTGCTCATGGGCTTCCGCGTTGGCTTGCGATCCGCGAGTCCCTGGGACGCCGAAACAGCCGGGCCCTTCTCCCGACTCGAATCCGACGAATGCTTCGTATTTGAGCCATCCAACAGAGATGGGTCGGACGGAAGCGTCGAACCCTCTGCGGACGCTGATCCGGGTCGATCCATGGCATCATTGCCCATGTAAGCCTGCAACTTCCAGAGGTGAAGTTGGACGGGGATCGATCGCTGCTTGCGCAGGAGGAACAGCGAGCTGTCGCGAAACATGGGCACCTCTCGCAGCCTCGCCAGGTACGCTTCGCTCAGCAACCGCCTGAGGTCATAGACGGGCAGTTTCCCCTCGTATTTGGCCCCCGGGACGTCGTACGTGACGAACGGCCCGAGCGACAGCGCCCCGCCGCCCgacccggcctcggccccCGCGTCCCGACGCTGCGGCCCGTTCTCAGAGGAGTACCACAGCAGGCTGCCGCGCTGCGGGATCTTCGAGGCCTTCTCCCAGCTACCGAGGCGCAGGAGGTACGACCGGCGATCATCACCCTCGCGGAACTCGGCCAGATGGACGAGGTGATTCATGACATTGCGGCGCATGTTGTCAAGGACGAAgtcgtccatgtcctcgCGCCACACCTGCGGCCCGCCCAGAAAGGGGCCCCCTTGCCTCGTGACGAGCAGGGCCTTCCACCTTTCGCCATGGGGGGTCATTTTCTTGGCCCCGCTGATGGACTTGAATAACGATTTACTGGCCAGCGCGTAGCCAGTGATTGACCGCCTAAGGAGTTTTTCGGTAGCTCTTTGCTGCGCGATGGGGGTCTCGGCCGTGGCTGGTGGTTCCTGCGAATCACGGCCGTCCGTGTCCGCGTCCGGTTCGACTCCGCGCTCCCCTTCTTTCGCAGCGTACATCACGTCCAGATCGGCGGGCGTCCACCAGAGCGCCTTTGTTTCAGGATGCGCTACCAGTTTCAGCTCTTGGAGGAAATATCTCGGCAGATGTGCGCGGGAGATCGGGCAGAGGCGGATGGGGGTCGAGAGGGCTTCGGCTGCGAGAATGTGTCAACAACAATgtgacgccgaggacctggCGGTGCGTCGACTCGATCGAGGGACTGCTGACCATATGGATTcgcctcgagcttcttgcgGAAGCGACCGGCGGGCATGACGTCCTTGGGCCGTTTGAGCTTAAGGGTCCTCCACCTCGTCCGGGCCTCCATCCACCGAGGGTCCATGACGGGCGAGATGGgcagggcgccgacggaAGTGCCGACAGTCTTGTTCAACGAGTCGACCTTGAGATCTGGTCCATAACCTTTCAGTCCTTTGGTGGTTTTGCGAGCGAGGTCGAGTCTCCTGAAAAAGGGCGATGGTCTCTTGGCGAAGCCGTCCGACTTTGTGCGGCATTGGCAGAACTGCGCCGGTGCGCTGCCCGGACGGCGCAGCAGGGGCCGAACCGCCGTACACCGTTTCATTCCGAATCCGCTCTGCCAGCTGTCGGGGCGGGAGGGAAGAGGCTGAAGGCaggaggaggtgggaggtGGGAGTCTGTCGGCGGCGCAAAGGCTCGAATGACGTTGGGGTATCTGTTTTGTATCCTGTTAAGTATCAATCTTGGCGAGACTCGGGGAGTGACGATAAAGAGGCTTTACGCGCTTCGGGACATTTTTTAGGCGAAGACGCATGGGAAGCTCGGAGCTCGGGGGGTCAGTGCAACCAGTGCAGGGGGGTGGGGACGCCTAGGAAGGCAGCTCCAGCGCGAAGTGAGTTCTCTGCACGGCGCAACGTCACCCGCCTTTAGCCTTTCGCATTCCTCCCACCCACCTGCGAACCATATTCACCAAAATCACCCATTGTTCACGACACTTTCCAttgcgccgccgcagccATGAACTGC from the Colletotrichum destructivum chromosome 10, complete sequence genome contains:
- a CDS encoding Putative P-loop containing nucleoside triphosphate hydrolase, dynamin; its protein translation is MPEGTATVLTDMAELVDEKEKARAFGQLQLQHLETVFKSKAVRQFIEGIEDWEDNLKTLKTFQNERQILIGIWGETGLGKSSLINALLGYRIVPTSQSSACTAAVCIFGYNNDTAGGNKFRATITFKSWDTVKTELDALKKEQADLEDMRSLFENDPTSDFSGQYAEVERSIQSIMSWSGLSDAFIRKSSPEQILQNAKSLATDIFPNGKADNTGNHQEHIVAASERAFIRLLRQYVDSANKSSAPKYWPLVEKVEAFVDSPILRNGIKLVDLPGTSDAFGFRGEIAHSYQDRLDKVIVVTPATRAADNKAAADFILSENQATQLDMDGMLKNESICVVVTKIDSMNCDTAETEFPTHDIIEKVDALAEVEDALAEMEQHGNMIQDDGEDSEIQDDGEDSENVPLAGRKRANADQATCWAAKKQRLSSGMTDTNGKQERMDELQHQRDFIRSELKYLCIQERNKELKHRIKETLLDPSKRINVAEESVVAVSSVYPVSSEAFMELQKTPSIDGFPDVSSTGIPDLKAWLNSISLPYRQEWADADIHHIQVLIDAADGWTQANVNDLPKLSKSEVVGLQVRMDGFLKELGKAITTSVRRKLQQKLSHLEPLRKSSLTKVSLKRNLGKNGKETQMAMKNLRRFLEAWKVKNHWAGTRPSSKEDETHWSTYQACVKRHGGVFKRRARRTQPKAEIHWLGDVDLSFWRGHKDKWRTGFTQKFSTIKKTIHSSGLVAFKKWVESLHDDEGMPESFRELMKANTYKLDHLFEKYMTDVGEHINLFEKAARKERGIVQRYFSSGMRPGFEAAARIRGKQIKERQSHVVQKHVEADGVQMFRNARNALEAQLAKCHRSTSKEIGQLWMAPKKGCGGRIRAEMLRVLKRSSISSLMPSAGTLMTDDAKAQIRTIVIRWRTTWHAVHVRLPRFVPVKEDIDSNAEEVDSDNEEGDMSTEVQVKREPDEVGSY